The window ACCCCAGACCGACCGTCAGTCTATGAAAATCCCAATCATTCACAATATATTTAATTTTAACGCTTTAAAGCGAAATGAGGTGCCTGACCCCCAGTGCTTTACTGTATTACAGATAGGGAAGTCCGATTATCCAGAAGCAGTGAAGGATGAATATGATGGTGTATATACCAGATGCGAGGTAGGTTATTATTCTTGGGGATTTAGATTTTGGCACTTTTTTTAAGAAAATAAATAAATATAGTAAAAATGATAGAGAGAATTTTGAAAATAAAAATAAAATCGGATTGATTTCATATACTTTATTCATTATCGGGTTCATTTCTTGAATTAAGGAATTTTCCAACCCCACAAAAGTAATGATAGCGTCGAACATATTTAATAAAGATAAATAATGGAATAAAAATATCAACAGGGGCGCCTCCTTGTTCTTAATAAAGAATTATTAACCTGAAAATAATCTATAATTATAAGTTTATCTCGCGGATATTTTTGTTCTTTTTAAAGAACATCTTATGTTATTATATGAAAAAAGTCCAATGAGAAACACCTTAAGAAGGAACGGATTATCTCAATTTCACCAATCTATTTCCTGTTTTTTTATTGTTATTAATCCCACTTCGTAGCTCTATATAAGGAACAATTGGTTCTTTATATTACTATTAATCGACTCCTACTATTAAACAGGAGCTAAAGGAAGGTGAACAAATATGATCGGCCAACGAATCAAATATTTCAGGGAATTAAAAGGCTATTCCCTATCAAAGCTAGCAAAACTTGCTCATGTTTCTAAATCCTACTTGAGCCATATTGAAAGGGATGTAAAGAGTAACCCCTCTCTTCATTTTTTAATTAAAATTGCGGATTCATTAGAAATTAGCATTGACAATATAATTCTCACTCCAAATTCAGTAAATCAAACAGACCTAACTTTAGATGAAGAGTGGGAAGAGTTGATTTCCTTAGCAATAAATGAGGGCGCTAGTAAAGAGGAATTTTCAAACCACCTTAAACACCTCAAATTCGAAAAATGGAAAAATGAACAAAAATAAGTCTTTTCTATAAGAAAGGGTGTCTGCCCTCGGTTCGTTAGAGTATGAAACAACCGAATGGCAGGTACCTTTTCTTTTTTTATGGGCAATTACCCAATTTCTACTGGACTGGTGACCTAGATTGTTTGGGTTTCATAATATGGGTTAGAAAGTTTCTTAGAATTTGTTACTTTAAACACTAAGTCGTCACCACTCGTATTAATCCTTGGCTAATTTTTATAAAAGTTGTATTTGTAAAACACTCGGGCTGGTACGAAAAAGGAGATGTTTTTTTGAAAAAGTTGATCATTCTTGCGGTAATTGGACTTTGTGCTCAATTGGTAGACGGGTCGCTAGGAATGGCTTATGGTGTTACTTCCACTTCCCTTTTATTATTGTTCGGTATCGCACCAGCTGCCGCTTCCGCATCCGTCCATCTAGCTGAAGTCGTCACCACAGCAGCATCGGGTATTTCTCATATCAGGTTCGGTAACGTCGACAAAAATATTGTTAAAAGATTATTGATTCCTGGATCAGTTGGAGCCTTCATTGGGGCAATTTTTTTAGGAAGCATACCTGGTGATATTATAAAGCCTTACATTTCCTTATTTTTACTCGGACTAGGATGTTTTGTTATTTACCGATTTCTTTTTAAAAAGGTTGATGTAAAAGAGAAAAAACAGCCAGATTTTAATAAAAAGTTTTTTATCCCCCTAGGTTTTATTGCTGGATTTTTTGACTCAACCGGTGGAGGTGGGTGGGGACCAATCACGACACCTGTACTCCTTTCAAAGAACAATATTGAAACTAGAAAGGTAGTTGGCTCTGTTGATACTAGTGAATTCGCCATCTCTGTTTCTGCTACAATAGGTTTTTTATTTTCACTTGGGTGGGGTGAGATTAACTTCATTTGGGTCTTTGCCTTGATGATTGGGGGAATTATCGCAGCCCCGATCGCGGCATGGTTAGTCAAAATTATCCCTTCGCATTTGCTCGGGGTTCTGGTCGGAGGAATGATCATTCTTACAAATGTGAGAACGCTCCTACTGACTATTAATGTCTCAAGCTCAGCCATGCTCGCTATTTATAGCATTCTCTTCGTCCTATGGATTTCCGGAGTAATCTACGTAGTAAAAAAACTCAAAAAATACAAGGTTCAATATTAATTATCGAATTAATGCTGTACTGTATTAAATGGTGCCTGACCCCCGGTGCGTTAACGCGTTTAAGCGCCGATGGTCAGGTTCTTTTTATGCAATAAATGTCGGAGTCTTTTGTAAATATATTTGATGCTTATCTAATATTATCTTAAGTGTAATATCTTTCCTTCGTTTGATTTTCTACTAATAATGATAAATTGGGGTGATCCATTCATGACCAAAAAAAACAAGAAACTAACTACGAGTTGGGGTGCTCCTGTTGGAGATAATCAAAACTCGATGACAGCGGGATCAAGAGGACCAACATTGTTACAGGATGTTCATTTGCTCGAAAAATTGGCTCACTTTAACAGGGAGCGTGTTCCTGAAAGAGTGGTTCACGCAAAAGGTGCAGGTGCCCATGGTTATTTTGAGGTGACCAATGATTTAACGAAATATACAAAAGCGAAGTTCTTATCAGAAGTCGGCAAACGTACACCGCTTTTTGCCCGTTTCTCCACTGTCGCTGGGGAACTTGGTTCATCGGAAACGGTCCGGGATCCACGTGGTTTTGCTATAAAATTTTATACTGAAGACGGAAATTACGATATTGTTGGGAATAACACACCAGTATTCTTTATCCGCGACGCAATTAAATTTCCTGATTTTATTCATACACAAAAACGGAATCCACAAACACACTTAAAAGATCCAAATGCAGTTTGGGATTTCTGGTCCCTCTCACCTGAATCGCTTCATCAAGTAACAATCCTCATGTCTGATCGTGGAATACCAGCGACATTACGCCACATGAATGGCTATGGAAGTCACACTTTCAAATGGACAAATGATGCCGGTGAAGGAGTTTGGATCAAATACCACTTTAAAACAGAACAAGGCATTAAAAACCTAGCCTCTGACGTCGCAACAAAAATTGCTGGAGAGAACCCTGACTATCATACAGAGGACTTATTTAATGCAATTGACAAAGGAGATTATCCAACGTGGAAGCTTCATGTCCAAATCATGCCTTTAGAAGATGCTAATACGTATCGTTTTGATCCATTTGATGTCACAAAGGTGTGGTCACAAAAGGATTATCCTTTGATCGAAGTCGGACGAATGATGTTAAACCGAAATCCTGAAAACTATTTTGCAGAAGTGGAACAAGCCACATTCTCACCAGGTACTTTGGTTCCAGGTATTGATGTCTCACCAGATAAAATGTTGCAAGGAAGGTTGTTTGCCTACACTGATGCCCATCGTTACCGGGTTGGTGTTCAGCATAACCAGCTGCCAATTAATCGTCCTAAGAATGAAATAAACCATTACCAACGTGATGGCCAATCTCAATTCAATGATAATGGAGGCAGTTCGATTAACTATGAACCAAACAGTTATGGAGGCCCAACCGAAACTCCAGAAAATAAGCAGGCTGCCTACCCGGTTACTGGGGTGGCTGAAAATGTGGCGTATGACCACCATGATCATTTTACCCAAGCAGGAGACCTGTATCGCTTACTGAGTGTGGAGGAACGGACACGGCTTGTTGAAACCATTGTGGGTGCGATAAAGCCCGTTGAAAAAGAGGAAATTAAACTCCGCCAAATCGGCCATTTCTATAAAGCAGACAAGGAATATGGAAAACGGGTTGCAGAAGGACTTGGATTAACCGTGCCAAAAGAAGTACAATAATTCCTTTACTGTACCACTTTAAAGTACTATATGGTGCCTGACCCCCAGCGCGTTAAGGTATTGACATGTCGGGGCAGGCACCTTTTTTATGCAACTTCATTTCCTCTTCCTGGAACTGGTTTAAGATAGGATTTGTGAAGGAGATGACCAAAAAGTGATGCCAGCACTTGTTGAAATAGCATCCCGATCACGACAGGAACCGCAACAGCAGGCTCAAAATAGGAAACTGCTAAAACGGCACCAGCACTAATATTTCTCATTCCACCTGTAAACATTAGCGTAACAACATCTTCTCTATTCCATTTTAAAAACTTGCCGATCATCCACGAAAATAAATAACCTGATGCTGAGACAGTGAATCCCAGACCAGCAATGAGTAAAAGTTTCATATTGACGTGGATTAGATACGGTGCAACAACTGAACTATTAATCATCACCACTGCAGCAAGTCCCACTTTAGAAAAAGGAGCTAACTTCGTTCCCAGTTGTAGTTTGATCCTTCCCTTTGTCAGTTCATTCAACAACATTCCCAGAATAGATGGAAGCACGACCATCCCAAATAATCCCTTCATCATACCGAAAATATCGATTACAACCTTCTCCCCTGCGAACAAGGAAACACTAAACGGGACAATAAAAGGGGAAAGGAAAGTATCCACCAAAATAATCGAAAGTGCTAAAGCAAGGTTTCCTCTATAAATTGAGACCCAAATAAAGCTAGTAATCCCTGTTGGTATAACTGCCGCTAAAACAATCCCCGTTATCGTGTGAACATCTCCCCCGAATGTTACATTTCCAAGGAAAAATGCCCAAACTGGCATGATGATATGAAGAATGATGAGGACAGTGAACAAGCGCATTGGATGTCCGACAGCATCCTTTAGTGATTTAAAATTGGATCCTAAACTCCCAGAAAACGTCATAAAGGCAAATATCCAGGGGACTAAATATGACCAATGTTTAAGGTGATCTACCAAAATGACCCCAAATACAACACTTGTTGGAGTAATCATTGGCATTAATCTTTCAAGAAATCGGTTTATTTTTTGAAACATCTCATTCGCTCCAGTAATTTTCTATTATTAATGAAACCATTTTACTCCTATAGTCAAAGAATGAATAGAGAAAAACGCCTTTTTCACGCGTTAGCACATTAATATAATGAAGGGTGCCTGACCCCCGATACGGTGATACGTTAATGTGCACAATTGTGATTGTGTATTTTGTCACAAACTAGACAAACAGTTGTGCAATTTGAAAGAGGAGAATCTCCCTTTTATTAGAATTAATATAGGTACACCAAAATTAAGGAGGAATTCCTATGAAACAACAACTTGCAACAGTCCTTAACAAACAAATTGCCAATTGGTCCGTATTGTACACTAAACTCCATAATTTCCATTGGTATGTAAAAGGTGAGCAATTTTTCACTTTACATATCAAATTTGAGGAACTTTATAATGAAGCTGGCCTACACGTAGATGTCATCGCTGAACGTTTACTCTCTATTGGTGGAAAACCAGTTGCGACGATGAAAGAAAATCTTGAAACTGCATCTATTAAGGAAGCCACTGGCACAGAATCATCCCATGAAATGGTTCAGGCTATTATTAGTGATTTTACTTTGATCACTGGTGAATTAAAAGAAGCCATGAGCTTAGCTAGTGAATTAAACGACGAAACAACTGGAGATATGCTTCTTGCAATCCACTCTGGGCTTGAAAAGCATATTTGGATGCTTACAGCATATCTTGGTAAAGCTGTTTAAATATTTAGACCTAATCCCTTTGTCCAACATGATCATATGTTGGACTTTTTTTAACCTCCAGTTACCTTATTTATAATTATTATTAAAAGATATTGACTTTCATGTAACTAAATATTATTATTTTAATTATAAGCTGCGTTAAAGCTCAATGTTGATTTTTTGCACAATGTTGATTGGAGTGGAAGGCGCGAAGACTCCTGCGGGAGCAGCGGGACAGGTGAGACCCCACAGGCGCTTAGTGCCGAGGAGGCTCACCGCCCGCCCCGCGGAAAGCGAGTGCCTGGAACGGAAATCAACATTCTAGTTTAACACAGCCTAATTATAAGTAAACCATAATGTAATAATAGTCCATTGACCTACTTAGGATTGGAGATGTTGAATATGTCAGTTCATGAAGTAATTGTGTATAGTAGTACAGGCTGCCCACATTGTGAAAAGGTAAAAGCACAACTTAAGGATTGGGGAATTGAATATGAAGAACGGAACGCCTCCGTTCACAAACAATATTTCGATGAATTAAGAGAACGTAAAATAATGGGTACTCCAGCAACTTTAATAGACGGAAAACTAGTTTTAGGATTCCAACTGAAAAAGTTCAAAAAACTATTGGAAATTTCTGAGGAACTATCCCTCCCAGTTACAAATGCCCCAGCACCTGAAAAAATAGATTCAGACTCAGTTTTCAAACCAGTTACAGCTGAAGTATTAGGCCAGGTATATGACCTAGTAACTATCGGAGGCGGTCCTGCAGGAGCTTCGGCAGCGGTCTATGCCGCACGAGGAAAGTTAAAAACACTTGTTATCGACAAAGCACCTAAAGCCGGTACGCTTGCGATTACTCACAAAATCGCCAATTATCCCGGCGTTCGTGAAGAAGTTACGGGACTGGAACTTTTAAATCGTATGCAAGCCCAAGCAAACGATTTTGGAGCAGAATTTGTCCGATCAACCGTCCTTTCGATTGATTTTTCAGAGGACCTAAAAAAAATTGTGGTTGCAGAAGGAACCATCCAAGCGAAAAGTGTTTTTATTGCAGTTGGTGCGAAGGCTCCATCAAGCAAAATTACCGGAGAAGAAGAATTTACTGGTCGTGGCGTAAGTTATTGTTCCACATGCGACGCAGCCTTTTATCAGGATCGAATTGTTGCCGTTGTAGGTGATAACGATGAAGCGATCCATGAGGCTGAAACGCTCGCGAAATATTGTAAGACTGTGAAATTGTTAATTCCGACTGAACATGTTAAGGGAGATACAGACCTAACTATACTTGAAAGCAAACCAAATGTGGAAATCTACAAACGTTTCCGTTTAAGAGAAATCAAAGGTACAGATAGCGTTGAGAAACTTGTTATCCTTGATAATAATAAAACGGAGCAAGTTTGGGATGTTGATGGAGTTTTCTTGTACCTAGGCGGAATGAAGCCTGGAACTGACTTTTTGAAAGATGCAATCAAACGGGATGAGGAAGGCTATATTTTGGTCGACGATCTTCTTCGCACAAGTGTTGATGGGGTATTTGCTGGTGGAGATGCCAGAAGAACTCCGATTAAACAAGCGGTTATTTCTGCTGCTGATGGAGCAATCGCTGCATTAAGCGCAGAACAACACGTGAATAAACGTTCTAAACTTCGTCCGCAATATAGTTAAAATATAGTGCCTGAACCTCTTAGCGATGAAACATTTCCGCTTAAGGGGTCAGGTCTGTTTATTTTTGGGGGATTTTCTAAAAGATTGTTGTTTTTTTAATAGCTTTTTGGAAAGGGAACCTCTTAAAAGAAAGCTGATTGGAGCGTAAGGTGCGAGACTCCTGCGGGAGCAGCGGGACAGGTGAGACCCCACAGGCGCTTTAGCGCCGAGGAGGCTCACCGCCCGCCCCTAAGGTGCGCGAGCATCCTGGAGCGGAAATCAACCACTCTTTTTTTTAGTAAATAGCAACAAAGGTTACGAAAACAGCCATTTTTTAAGGAGGATATCGCATGAATGACATGCTTTCGAGTGAACCAGACTTTGAAAGCTTACTCGGCATAAATCAAGTTGAGCTAAGAAATTTATCAAATAAGAATCGGTTACCAGTTCTATGGATGAGTGCTCAAGATTGTACAGGTTGCCTTGAATCCTTTATCCGTTCCGCATTTGTTAATATTAATGACCTCCTACAGGACTTGATTTCTCTCGAGTATAGTGAGCTTTTGTCCATTGCCAGTGGCGAACAATTAGAAAAACATAAGGACAAAGTTATTGAAGAAAATAAGGGAGAATATATCTTGATCATAGAGGGGAGTATTCCAGAGTCCGATGACTTTTTAACTGTCGGTGGCCACTCAATTAAAGAAGATATTCTTCATGCTGCCCACCATGCGAAAGCCATACTAGCGTTTGGTAGTTGTTCCTCTTGGGGCGGAATTGCTGCAGCTTCACCAAATCCGACCGGGGCAGTACCAATAACAGAGTTAATTAAAGATGTTCCAATCGCTTTGATCCCAGGTTGTCCTCCTATTGCCGAAATAATGGTAGGTACTCTTCTTCACATACATACAAATGGATGTCTTCCCGAATTAGATAAAAAGGGACGCCCCAAAAAGTTTTATCAATATACTGTCCATCAACAGTGTCATCGGAAGCCTTACTTTGATCAAAAGCTATTTGTTGAGTCATACGATGACGAAGGAGCACATAAGGACTATTGTTTGTTTAAGTTAGGCTGTAGAGGACCGTCCACGTTTAACTCGTGTGAATGTATGGGCTGGAATGGCGGATTGGGTTCTCCTATAATGGCTGGAGCAGCTTGTATCGGCTGTTCCGAAAAAGGCTTTTGGGATAAAGGGACATTGTGTTCCAGAAAAACTAAAGTGTAAAAAAAGTGCCTGACCTCTATTCCGATATAGGGTCAGGCACTCTTATATACTATTTTATTTTGCAAATCGATGGTTCCCGATTGTAACTGTTACTTCACGAGAAAAAATCCACTGACTTACTGCTTTATTAGGGTTATAGAAAAATAAAGAACCTTTGCCTTGACCTCTAAATGCCAACGCTTCGTTTACTGCTTGTTTTGCTGATGCATCGGCTGCTTGGTTAATCGCGCCATTTTGAACCGGTGTAAATGCATAATACCCGTTTGACTTTTGGTAAATTACCTCTTTTACCGTATTAGGGAAATCTGGACTATCCACTCTATTTAAGATAACAGTTGCAACTGCAACCTTCCCTGCATATGGTTCACCTTTTGCTTCGGCATTTACTAGTCTTGCCATCATATCTTTTTCTACTGGTGTAATCGTAGAATCAGGGATTACTAGACTTTGTCCTGGATAGATTAAATCACTTGTTTTATTATTCGTCTTTTTAATATTTGCAACAGGAACACCGTATTTGGTTGCAATCTTCCAGTAAGAATCACCTGATTGTACTTGGTAGGATGAAGCAGCTTCTGATTGATGATTTATTGTAAATAATGATACTGAAAGTGATAGGACCGTTGTAATAACTAGTTTTTTTATGTTTTTCATTTGATAACCTCCTAGTATTCTTGTTTATCGCTCTACTAGTAGGCTACCATCTGTAATATCCTTATTCATTCACCAAAATTTGGTAGGAATAAAATAGGCTGTTTATGTCTTACCACAACAGCTTTCCTAAAAAAATTGGAATGATCCTCCATGACACTAAATCTCCCAAACATAACCAATCTCATCAAAAAAAGGGTCAATCATTACAACATATTTCACCATTGTAACATTAAAATCCTAAATCCTTGAAAAATACACCTGACCACAAAGAAGCGTTTTTACGTTTTCCCATTGGGTCAGGCACGGCTTAGTTCTCACGTTTTTTCATTAAAAAAATAATATATAGAAGGATCGCAATTAATACTGACATTGCTGACGTAATGTAGATACTATCATATCCAAACAGGTGCCCGATTTGCCCAAACGCCATAGCACCAACCCCTATTCCTAAATCAAAAAAGGAGAAGAAGGTAGCATTAGCCATTCCCTTTCGGTGTATCGGGGCCCTTTCAACAGACCAAGCCTGCAAAGCTGGTTGAACGGTTCCAAATCCAAGTCCGTATAGAATGGCAGCACAATAAAGAACCATGCTATTAGGAAGCCACGCCAACAAAACCATTGCCCCCATGACTAAAACAGTACCAGGAATGAAAACGGCT of the Bacillus sp. 1NLA3E genome contains:
- a CDS encoding DUF5658 family protein, with the protein product MFDAIITFVGLENSLIQEMNPIMNKVYEINPILFLFSKFSLSFLLYLFIFLKKVPKSKSPRIITYLASGIYTIIFILHCFWIIGLPYL
- a CDS encoding helix-turn-helix domain-containing protein — translated: MIGQRIKYFRELKGYSLSKLAKLAHVSKSYLSHIERDVKSNPSLHFLIKIADSLEISIDNIILTPNSVNQTDLTLDEEWEELISLAINEGASKEEFSNHLKHLKFEKWKNEQK
- a CDS encoding sulfite exporter TauE/SafE family protein, with the translated sequence MKKLIILAVIGLCAQLVDGSLGMAYGVTSTSLLLLFGIAPAAASASVHLAEVVTTAASGISHIRFGNVDKNIVKRLLIPGSVGAFIGAIFLGSIPGDIIKPYISLFLLGLGCFVIYRFLFKKVDVKEKKQPDFNKKFFIPLGFIAGFFDSTGGGGWGPITTPVLLSKNNIETRKVVGSVDTSEFAISVSATIGFLFSLGWGEINFIWVFALMIGGIIAAPIAAWLVKIIPSHLLGVLVGGMIILTNVRTLLLTINVSSSAMLAIYSILFVLWISGVIYVVKKLKKYKVQY
- the katA gene encoding catalase KatA encodes the protein MTKKNKKLTTSWGAPVGDNQNSMTAGSRGPTLLQDVHLLEKLAHFNRERVPERVVHAKGAGAHGYFEVTNDLTKYTKAKFLSEVGKRTPLFARFSTVAGELGSSETVRDPRGFAIKFYTEDGNYDIVGNNTPVFFIRDAIKFPDFIHTQKRNPQTHLKDPNAVWDFWSLSPESLHQVTILMSDRGIPATLRHMNGYGSHTFKWTNDAGEGVWIKYHFKTEQGIKNLASDVATKIAGENPDYHTEDLFNAIDKGDYPTWKLHVQIMPLEDANTYRFDPFDVTKVWSQKDYPLIEVGRMMLNRNPENYFAEVEQATFSPGTLVPGIDVSPDKMLQGRLFAYTDAHRYRVGVQHNQLPINRPKNEINHYQRDGQSQFNDNGGSSINYEPNSYGGPTETPENKQAAYPVTGVAENVAYDHHDHFTQAGDLYRLLSVEERTRLVETIVGAIKPVEKEEIKLRQIGHFYKADKEYGKRVAEGLGLTVPKEVQ
- a CDS encoding bile acid:sodium symporter family protein, with protein sequence MFQKINRFLERLMPMITPTSVVFGVILVDHLKHWSYLVPWIFAFMTFSGSLGSNFKSLKDAVGHPMRLFTVLIILHIIMPVWAFFLGNVTFGGDVHTITGIVLAAVIPTGITSFIWVSIYRGNLALALSIILVDTFLSPFIVPFSVSLFAGEKVVIDIFGMMKGLFGMVVLPSILGMLLNELTKGRIKLQLGTKLAPFSKVGLAAVVMINSSVVAPYLIHVNMKLLLIAGLGFTVSASGYLFSWMIGKFLKWNREDVVTLMFTGGMRNISAGAVLAVSYFEPAVAVPVVIGMLFQQVLASLFGHLLHKSYLKPVPGRGNEVA
- a CDS encoding Dps family protein, with protein sequence MKQQLATVLNKQIANWSVLYTKLHNFHWYVKGEQFFTLHIKFEELYNEAGLHVDVIAERLLSIGGKPVATMKENLETASIKEATGTESSHEMVQAIISDFTLITGELKEAMSLASELNDETTGDMLLAIHSGLEKHIWMLTAYLGKAV
- a CDS encoding FAD-dependent oxidoreductase, whose translation is MSVHEVIVYSSTGCPHCEKVKAQLKDWGIEYEERNASVHKQYFDELRERKIMGTPATLIDGKLVLGFQLKKFKKLLEISEELSLPVTNAPAPEKIDSDSVFKPVTAEVLGQVYDLVTIGGGPAGASAAVYAARGKLKTLVIDKAPKAGTLAITHKIANYPGVREEVTGLELLNRMQAQANDFGAEFVRSTVLSIDFSEDLKKIVVAEGTIQAKSVFIAVGAKAPSSKITGEEEFTGRGVSYCSTCDAAFYQDRIVAVVGDNDEAIHEAETLAKYCKTVKLLIPTEHVKGDTDLTILESKPNVEIYKRFRLREIKGTDSVEKLVILDNNKTEQVWDVDGVFLYLGGMKPGTDFLKDAIKRDEEGYILVDDLLRTSVDGVFAGGDARRTPIKQAVISAADGAIAALSAEQHVNKRSKLRPQYS
- a CDS encoding hydrogenase small subunit, which gives rise to MNDMLSSEPDFESLLGINQVELRNLSNKNRLPVLWMSAQDCTGCLESFIRSAFVNINDLLQDLISLEYSELLSIASGEQLEKHKDKVIEENKGEYILIIEGSIPESDDFLTVGGHSIKEDILHAAHHAKAILAFGSCSSWGGIAAASPNPTGAVPITELIKDVPIALIPGCPPIAEIMVGTLLHIHTNGCLPELDKKGRPKKFYQYTVHQQCHRKPYFDQKLFVESYDDEGAHKDYCLFKLGCRGPSTFNSCECMGWNGGLGSPIMAGAACIGCSEKGFWDKGTLCSRKTKV
- a CDS encoding cell wall hydrolase, whose amino-acid sequence is MKNIKKLVITTVLSLSVSLFTINHQSEAASSYQVQSGDSYWKIATKYGVPVANIKKTNNKTSDLIYPGQSLVIPDSTITPVEKDMMARLVNAEAKGEPYAGKVAVATVILNRVDSPDFPNTVKEVIYQKSNGYYAFTPVQNGAINQAADASAKQAVNEALAFRGQGKGSLFFYNPNKAVSQWIFSREVTVTIGNHRFAK